The genomic window ccccccaagtgactttcctcattaacatccccttattattggagttgctatgattatttttcttacttagccccagggaAAATAGATAAGAACAATATGCTAGCatggttaatacagatgtcccgctctgtccccccagaatattaccaggagatcccatttacaaaattaaacctaaggattcttacatacccacttagataggacccctCTTTTCtaagcataaaaacttctggcaaatctgtactctgaattccccaacctatatctgggtcatattgattctctcctctgaccctgcacttaggaATGGTGGTTTATTGACTACCTTGTTATGCTTCATGTCTGTTGTtatgttctatggaaacatgtctgttgagaatgagaaaaggagaaaaaaatactgagTGACACCTAAGCACAGGTCAGAGCACTCCATCATCTCACATCTCTTATTTGCCTGACTGCTCCACCTAGTCAGAAGGACACTCCTCTTTGAGAGACCTCAGTTTTGGCtctgaaaaagaggagagaaaacaaaGCCCAGGGATCCATAGAATTAATTTGCAAGACATGTGGTTAATACTTGTGCATAGGGATGGGGTCTAGAGTGCTGAGCAGCAGGACAGATTGTATAGTTCTGTGAGACAGTGTAGGGCAGGCTTTAGGGCAGAATTATAACTCTTAACTCCTAGTTCCTAGTATTGTAAATGAATATTTCCAACTTGTGGTTAAGAGGAATGGTGACAAGGTTAAGCTCTCATAGATTTGAAATGGAGGACAACAGAATTAAGGATAGGAGACAGATATGTGCTATGTACCCCTTCCCATGTGGGCAGAGATGATGAGATTAGGACTCAGTTTGCAAGCTAACAGCTAAAAGTTTTGGTGCCAAGAAGTGTAGGAGAAAGGAGACATTCAAATAGAGATCGAGGCAGGGGCTGAATTTAGATTTGGTGGAAGAGCTCCTGTGGCTACTTACCAGGCCCTCTTAGAGCCagtgttaattttttttgttttctgttttcttaattttgctttttaagaaaatATGGTGTTGGAATTGGGgagcagagagaagggaggaaaggcacTGATTAGTGTGAGAAGGCAGGGAGCCAAAAGTTCTGACACAGTagaagttctattttttttttttttagtgaagatATAACAATGTTTTCCTTACAGGATTTGAACTGGTCATGAGAAGACAACTCTTCCACTTAGTAATTATTCAACATGAAGAAAGACAGTCTTAGGAATACCTTTGTTACTCTAATACCAACATTAGGTGCTTTATAGTGCTCCTGAggaaaaagtattattattaacaaagtaAATTTGTTTAAATGAGAAGGTACTGTGGAATATAAAAAGAACACAGATCTGGAAGTAATTCCCTTTCAGACTCACTTCTGTTCTACTTTGGAGAGAGTAGAGTCCTTTGATCTTCTCATGTTATATCTACAACTGATAATAATGCTGAGGAGAAGAAGatggggaaaacaacaaattCAGAGAAAGGCTTAATGAGCTTATACCACTGTAGAAACTGATTTACAGAAGAAATATCATGAGACTCATCTCTGCCAGTGTTGTCTCTTCTCTAAAGTCTCAAAGCACCTAAGGTCTAATTGCTTAcatgctcaagagattcctttagTTAATGATACATCTGGATATGAGATCCCATAGAGAGATTAAGGTCAGTTATAACCCCACCACCATTTCTGTGTAAATTTGTATCTTCCTGAAGTTTAGGAGATAATACTACAGTTAGTAGGGAAAGATTCATAATCTAATCTGGATAGTTTGGCCTGATGAGGAGAAGTATTCAAGGTTGCCTCCTACACAGTTCTCCTACTTCATGACATCTAAAATAGAATGAGCCATAGACGGAGATAGCCATATCTTCAATTCATAAGAAatttgatgaaaagaaaaagatatcttTCAGTATCAGTCGAACATGTTTCCCCTTGGACATGTAAGTTCACCCAGTTTCATTCTGCTTTTATTGAGAAAAGAATGGGGAGCCATCAATCAAGTGACAACATAGtccaataatataaataagtggaTTTAAGAGTTTGGGGTTATTATAACCTCTGGATGGGCAAATGGACACTTTGAAAGAAGAGAATTAATGAGCTTTTACACAgagatacacagacacacataaaAACAAAGGCTTACATACTGAATCACATTCTGTGAAACACTCAGCTCAGCTTTTTCTATGACAAGGTGTTGGCTGATTTAGAAGCTGTGTGTTATAAAATTCTGGGCTTATAAtaaggaagaccttggttcaaataaAGAATTTGATATTTAGTTTTGTGAGGATTGACAAAGCATTTTGACTTTTTGACAGTGAGATTTCTTAACTATGACATAGAGACAATAAAATTTGTAGCATGGTCATGACAATATTTTGAGACTCGAGATAATTTTATAAaccattttataaactttaatagAACTTAAAATTATAAGTATGTGGAGGTAGCTGGATAACTcggtggattgaaatccaggcctagagatgggaggccataggttcaaatctggcctcaggcacttcctaactgtgtaaccctgggcagttctctggacccccattgcctagcccttatcacttttctgccttggaacaaatacacagtattgattccaagatagaagggaagggtttaaaaaaacaacaacaaccataaGTATGCATTATTATTTGAGATGATGTATTGATCACAAAAGCTTATTATTGGAGGAAATACAAACACAAGGCCTattagaattttttaatattttgaagttGGAGGTTAGCCCTCACACTTCAATTTGACTTTCCTCTCTAGGAGTACTATTTGACATGGCTGGAATAACTTTGTCTTCTAATAAACTATAATTCTTTTTCTATCAAAATGTGGTCTTAATTTTCAAATTAGCTTGGGCACATTTCTCTAGGCATGACACTTCTAAATGTATTAAGTCCTATGCCCTGGTTTTGACTTTTATTACCAGAGATGTTCCTACCCTTCTAATCTTTTAGTCGTCTAGCAGCAAAGATCCAAGGCCTTTAGGTGCATATGTGAAAGTTCTTTGTTTTGggcccttttaatttttaatagaaaacaatattccttcaattaattttaaagtgTTTACTGAATAGTATTATACTTTTGATGGTggttattccattccattccttctttataaatttaataatcatttttaaacccttaccttccatcttagaatcactactgtatcTAGGAAATGagagttaagcgacttgctcaggaATCTGAGCCACTCAGGTGCTccctatcatttaaaaattatttaatccaTTTTGAACAATATTCCTTAGttaaaagaataatattctatccctccttccCCTAGCACAACCTTTCCTGTtgcccacatgcaattccactgtgttttacatgtgtccttgatcagaacctgttttcatgttattgatgtttgcactgggctGTTGATTtacagtctatatccccaatcatatcccccttgatcAATGTAGtcaaccagttgtttttctttggtgtttctactcccacagtttttcttctgaatatggataatgttctttctcatagatttttctgggttattcaggatcactgcattgccactaatggagaagtcagttacatttgattttccacagtgtatcagtctctgtgtacaatgtcctcatGCTTcaactcctttcactctgcatcaattcctagagatcattccagttcccatggaattccttcagtttattattcctttgagcacaataatattccatcaccaacatataccacaatttgttcagccattccccaattgaagggtatcccctcatttttcaattttttgccaccacaaagagagcagctatgaatattcttgtatatgtctttttccttattatctctttggggtacaaacctaacagtgctatggatggatcaaagggcagacagtcttttagcgccctttgggcatagttccaaattgccctccagaatgtttggatcaattcacaactccaccagcaatgctttaatgtcccaactttgccacatcccctccagcattcattatttttcattgctgtcacattagccaatctgctaggtgtgaggtgatacctcagagttgttttgatttgcatctctgattataagagatttagaacactttttcatgtgcttattgatagttttgatttctttggctgagaactgcctgttcatgtcccttgcccatttatcaattggagaatggcttgattttttgtacaattgacttagctctttgtaaatttgagtaattagacttttgtcagaggtttttgttatgaagattatttcccaatgtgttgctactacttcaaattttggttgcattgactttgtttgtacaaaaacatttaaattcgatgtaatcaaaattattgattttatattttgtcatttttttctaagtcttgcttggttttaaaatctttcctttcccaaaaatctgacatgtatactattctgtgttcacctaatttacttatagttcccttctttatgtttggatcattcactcattctgagtttatcttggtgtagggagtgagatattgatccaaacctaatctctcctatactgtcgtccaattttcccagtagttttaatcaaatagtggattttggtcccaaaaggtgggattttggggtttattatagactgtcttactgaggtcccttaccccaagtccattccactgatcgtcctttctttctcttagccagtaccatattgctttgatggccactgctttatagtgtagtttgagatctgggactgcaaggccaccttcctttgcattttttaaaaatgatttcccagcatatccttgatattttgttcttccaaatgaactttgttacagttttttttaatccaataaaaaaaagttttttggtagttcgatgggtatggcactaaataagtaaattcatttgggttggatgatcatttttattaagttagctcatactacccatgagaagttaatgtttttccaattgtttagatctagttttaattgtgtggagagtgttttgtagttgtgttcatatagttcctgtgtttgtctcaccagatagattcctaagtgttttatattgtctagggtgattttaaatggaatttctctttctagttcttgctgctgagatatgttggagatatatagaaatgctgatgacttatgtgggtttattttgtatcctgcaactttgctaaagttgtcgatTATTTCACTCACTTTTTAGTTGatgctctaggattctttaagtagatcatcatatcttCCGCAAAGAGTTATAGTTTGGTTTCCtcaatgcctattttaatacctccaatttctttttcttctctaattgcaactgctagagtttctagttcaatgttaaataatagaatttataacgggcatccttgtttcactcatgatcttattgggaattaaTCTAGTTTATATCCATTGCAGATGACgttggctgatagttttagataaatagtgtttattatttttaggaaaggcccttctatctctatattcctagtgttttcaataagaatgaattTTGcatattgtcaaaggctttttctgcatatattgaaataatcatgtgatttttgttggtttgcttgttaatatggtcaattatgtggatggttttcctattattcaaccatccttgcattcttggtataaatctcacctgattatagtgaataaccctcctgataacttgctggagcctttttgctagtatcctatttaagatttttgcatctatgttcattaaggacattggtctatagttttatttctctgtttttgatctgcctggctttggaatcagtatcatatttgtgtcataaagggaatttggtagaactccctctttgcttattatgccaaatagtttgtataatattgggattagttatcctttgaatgttttatggaattacttgtgaatccatcaggccctggggattttttcttagggagttctttgatatattgttcaattcatttttctgatatgcgattacttaagaattctatatcttcttctgttaatctaggcaatttatgtttttgtaaatattcatccatatcacctagattgccatatctgttgccatataattgggcaaaatattttttaatgattgccataatttcctcttcaatggaggtgaggtctcccttttcatctatgattctattaatttagttttcttctttcctttttttattagattgaccagtactttgtctattttatttgttttttttttcaaaataccagcttctagtcttatttattagttcaatagttctttcactttcgattttattaatttctcccctaattgttagggtctctaatttagtttttacctGGGGATTTGTGATCTGTTcactctcaagttttttgatttgcatgtcatattcattgacctctgtcttccctatttgctaatatatgcattcaaggatataaattttcccctcaaTACTACTTtgactacatcccatagattttgaaaggatgtctcatccttgtcattttcttcaatgaaagtattaattgtttctatgatttgttcttttatagattttggagaatcatattatttaatttccaattaattttttatttgcctttccatgttcctttactgattattatttttattgcattatgatctgaaaaggttgcatttattgtttctgcttttctgcatttgtttgccatgtttttatgccctagtacatggtcagtctttgtgaatgtaccatgtgatgctgaaaagaaggtgtattcatttttgtccctatttatttttgtccatatatctattaactctattttttctaagatttcattcacatctcttacttctttcttatttattttttatttgatttatttaaatttgagagTGTAAGTTCAGGTCTcacattagtatagttttactatctatttcctccttaaactccactagtttctcctttagaactttagatgctataccatttggtgcatacatgttcattactgatatttcctcattatctatactgccttttatcaggatgtagttaccttccctatcctttttaataagatctatttttactttggctttgtcagatatcataattgcaactcctcccttcttcctatcAGTTAAGGCCCAATAGGATTTgctccaaactttaattctaaccatgttagtatctacctgcctcaagtgtgttttttgcagacaacatatggtaggattttgatttctaatccactcttctatttgttttcattttatgggtgagttcaccccattcacattcaaagttatgattgccacttgtgtattccctagcattttgatatcctctcctagttctattatttcttcttttgctatatccttttaaaccatttATTTGCTTTTGATCAATCcctctaatccccacccttaataagcttccctttattccccctccctttttgttcccttcttattttttagggtctaggttaagttccctctcccctctctttctttccctttttgtactccatgCCCCCTACCCCCTTACTTTTTACTTCTTACTTTCCCTGCAGGGTAAGATAGAACttaataccccaatggatctagattctcttccttctcagaatttatttcactgagagccCCTCTCCTtcacatgtgtatctttgtgtgataaagattaacttatttattttatgtcttcaagtatctcttggtgccatttttATTCCCCtcactctttccccctttttgcatatcatcttatagcatttattaccccaatctcttcctgtgaatgattcctctaattactataataatgaataaaatttttgagagttataaataacatttcccccatatactaatataaataatttgaccttattgaagcccttaaagaagaaagtttgaattaaaaaaaacattttcccccttttccctctctttctcatttaccttttcatgcttctcttgatctttgtgtttggatagtaaattttccacttagttctgattttttctttacaaatacttggaaatcttccattttgttgaatgcccatactttcccctggaagtatatagtcagttttgatggatatatGATACTTGGTTGAAGACCAAATtcacttgcctttctgaatatcatattccaagccttgtgctactttaatgtggaagctgtcaggtcttgtgtgatcctgatttgagctccttggtatctgaattgtctctttttggcttcttgtagaattttctccttagattggaagctctttaatttggcaattacattcctgagagttgtcttttgaggatttagtgtacagggtgttctatgaaatctttcaatgtctattttgccccctggTCCAAGAACatctggacagttttcttggataatttcttgtagtatgatgtcaagatttctgtttatttctgagttttcaggtagaccaatgattctcaaattgtctcttcatgctctgttttcctgatccatcatcttttcagtaagatatcttatattttcttctattttgtcagtctttttactttgctttattaattcttgctctttttcaagatcattggcttccagttgcctaattcggGTCTTTAAGCActgattttcttctataatcttttgattttcctttttggtttggtctattctgctttttgtggcttccagatgtttctccaattgagagttcttgtcctttaaagtgttattttctttttgaactatctCCCACTTTTTTTGCCAGAacgcttccatctttttgataaactccaatgtaaattcttcaagagcttgcaatttccatttttttggaaagttttggtgcatttatttgtattttctattctatttcctctgtagcctgagtttttcctccataaaaattatcctgggtcaaattcttcttcttgtttttcttggtgttcagaagttgttgttcctgggcactattcaCCATTAtcgtggtggtttttccttccctttccagttagaaatatGAGTGatatgggcaggctctctgtgtatggagctaaggagcaaggattttggctgaggacAGCTCTCAAGTCCCTGAAGCTTCTTCTGTTTCCTGCCCCTGCCAGCACCCATGGTCTgagctcctcagcctgctgggacCTCGGGTCTAGCTTCTCTCAGGAGTAGGTCCtaggtggtctcagtcagctgccaaggacccaaaGGTGCCCCTCACTAGTTCCAGAGGTGCCACTCTCTCACTCACTGGTTCTAATgggtgctggctctgactctggctctgtaggtggggtggaggagggtggATAACCTCTTTGGTGGAAGCCTTTTCACCCCCTtattgtgtggaaatgcccaaatgtcatgtaccttcaatgctgtgccctactgaaGAGTctcttcgttcatatgaatttgttttttgggtttttttttttggctttttgaggtagtctgtattggtaggtggCAAGGAGACAAAGAGTCCTGCTTCTAggctgctgccatgtttacctggaagtgcTCCCTATCATTTTATGATACTTTGGAttccatgtttttttcctctctcctccccaacatccattttctttcatgaggttttgtattttcttattctatttctttaaaaaaaaaacctttttccttctgtcttagaattgatactaaatactCATCATAAGGCACAAGAGCAATAAAagcttatgtgacttgcccagggtgccaCGACTGAGaaatgtctgtggccaaatttaaatcaaagACCTCACATCTCCAGAAttcccagacctggctctcattgagccatctaactgtcccTCTATTTCTTTTCAATTCATTCTTTTGAACTGATTTTATCCAGGTAAGACATCCATTTGCTTTGCAACTAGGACATATGTTAGTTGGAGGTGATAGTTTCTGCTAGGAAAGAAAGTATTTACTTCAAGGGTCTAACAGTATTCCCACTCCTTAGATTAAAAAACATTGTTTTCAAGGTAAAACAAAAATTGGCAATCAAAAGTTGATTCTCAACATGCCAACTGAATTGAATATCTGATTTTTACATTCAAGTCTTTCTTTGTTATCCTCTGTCTTCTCCCAGGGCTGTCTCCCTATCAAAAATAAAGAACTATTCAGAGGTGACTGAGTTTATCCTCCTGGGAATCCCCCATACAGAGGGTCTGGAGAAAGTGCTCTTTGTCATGTTCCTATTCATCTACATCTTCACCCTGCTCGGGAACTTCCTCATCCTTGTGGCCATCATCTCTTCCTCTCGCCTTCACACACCCATGTATTTCTTCTTGGGACTCCTATCTACTTTTGACCTGTTTTTTCCTTCAGTGAGTTCTCCCAAAATGCTGGTCTTTCTCTCAGGTAATAGCCGAGTCATCTCTTATAAGGGTTGTGCCTCTCAACTTTTCTTCTATCATTTTATGGGGTGCACTGAGAGCATTTTATACTCTGTGATGTCCTATGACCGTTTTGTTGCCATCTGTCACCCACTGCGCTACACAGTCATTATGAACCCCAGACTTTATTTTGGCCTTGCTGCATGTACCACATTGATAGGCTGTATCCATGCCACTATACTGACATCACTCACCTTCCAGTTGCCTTACTGTGGCCCCAATGAAGTAGATTATTACTTCTGTGACATTCCTGCCATAATACCACTGGCTTGTGCTGACAACTCACTGGTCCAGAGGGTGGGTTTCACTAATGTTGGTCTTTTGATTGTAACATTACTTTTCACTATTCTTGTCTTCTATACCCGCATTGGGATAGCCATTTTGAGAATCCGTTCAGCTGAAGGCAGGAGCAAAGCTTTTTCTACCTGCAGTGCCCACCTTGCTGCAATCATGTGTGCCTTTGGACCAGTTATGATCATCTATTTTCAGTCCACACCCAACCCTTTGCTTGGTGCTGTAGTTCAAATTTTGAATAACATTGTCTCACCTATGCTGAACTCCTTAATTTATTCTCTCAGGAACAAGGAAGTAAAAAGAGCCTTGAAAAGAGTTTTATTGTGGAAGAGGACTTATTTCAGAGGCCTACAGTAGGAGACCTCATGTTCTCTGATCAGTCTGTTTTTCCATCCTTGTAAGGGTCACATTCCTATCCTGTCTCTCAGTAACTAAGCCATTTTTCTGACCCACCTTTGGTCATAATTCACTTTTCCTGGATGGTATACATTCTAGAAATGAGGccaacaagagaaaaagaaattaggacAAGTTCTTTCTTGTCTTGAAGATCCTTCTTATTGGGATTAACTTTCCTTTTGGAATTTGGAAGAATGCCAGACTTGGGCAGCAGTAACTCTAACATCACTGAAATGATCAAATCAATGGAAATATGCTCTCTTTGAAATGTGTATGCTTCTTTGGGATAAAGAGAGATAAATTACTCCTGCTATTTCATTGTTATGAGGATTTTCTAGTACATAAATTCCCCCCAACAGTGTAGATCCACAACTTAAACTTTAACATAATCCTAGGAAATTACTTATGATATTGAGAAGCAGAATTACTTATCCAAAATTAtgtgttctatagttttcttcaacTTAagcccatgtcttcctgacttcaaactaGGTCATTTACTGTAAACAAAAAGCAACACATTTTGATTGTGGACAAGTGAGGGATGGATGAGCTTTATTGTAGTTTTCCTTTTAACCTGATATTTTAGGGGTAAGATTCAATTTCAAGTGCCTACCTCCAAGGAGCTTTTGGGAATAGTCTATTCATTCCTACTTAAGGGCTTTGTATATCAGGGTAAACAGACAATATCTAAAATAACCGTCTTTCAGGAAGTGAGGTAATAATTCAtgataatgtttaataaaaaaatatttcttgatttaaTAAAAGATGTAATTCTCTTCTAATGGAGCTGAATTGTCCAGAGAACAATGTTATACTTTATGAAAAATTCAACTTCTGTTTTTTTGCCTAATAACAAACTTAAGAGGCcacttttaattaaaaagtacTAACCAGGACATAACTCATGCATACTTTGGAGTTAAATATATCAATTTCTCTCAACCATCCTTTAAGATAAATAGTACAAGtagtattattcctattttaccaATGTAGAAACAAGCCCTGACAAATTTAATAACATAACATGATAATAAGCAACTGAAGTGGATCTTgaactttggtttcctcatattATGTCCAATGATTTATTCATTACCACCATTACCACCCCTCTCTTCATCTTAAAAAATTACAGATTCCCTTTGTTGTCATAATAAAATCCCTCCCTTTGTGTTCATTTCTTAGCCTCCCAATAATCCAACTTTTTCAGACTAGgcatcttttcaatttttttaattggaaagaatCCTCACATCTAGTTGAAGCTCTTACAAAGAgtaatcaatttaaaatattttcaaagactTGAATTATTGAATTCTTACATTTGCTACTACTACAATGAACCTCTCTATTGAATGTTCCactgtgtttttttgttttataatcctACTTCCTGGACATCATCTTAGACTGAAGACTTTTTCCTGGATCTCCTATCTGGATTTAAGGTGGCCTTAAACCAATCATTTATGTTCTTCTTTTCAACCTTCTAATAATCACAAACTGGTGGAATTGCAGAATGTGAAGGTAACTCAGTGACCATCGATTCAAACCTATGGTTTtctaaaacaggaaaagaaacttcCTACAACATATTCAACAAGAGTTCATACTGTTTTTATTTGAAGACTACTATAATGTTgtataagaaagaaaataggaaaaatttgCTGCAGAGCTAGAGTAGCTGGGACTGCTGAGCTGTcactcaaggagaacattctatttggaatgatgA from Monodelphis domestica isolate mMonDom1 chromosome 4, mMonDom1.pri, whole genome shotgun sequence includes these protein-coding regions:
- the LOC130458967 gene encoding olfactory receptor 148-like; protein product: MTAVSLSKIKNYSEVTEFILLGIPHTEGLEKVLFVMFLFIYIFTLLGNFLILVAIISSSRLHTPMYFFLGLLSTFDLFFPSVSSPKMLVFLSGNSRVISYKGCASQLFFYHFMGCTESILYSVMSYDRFVAICHPLRYTVIMNPRLYFGLAACTTLIGCIHATILTSLTFQLPYCGPNEVDYYFCDIPAIIPLACADNSLVQRVGFTNVGLLIVTLLFTILVFYTRIGIAILRIRSAEGRSKAFSTCSAHLAAIMCAFGPVMIIYFQSTPNPLLGAVVQILNNIVSPMLNSLIYSLRNKEVKRALKRVLLWKRTYFRGLQ